The window GATGACCATTGATCCGAATCTATCTTGCATGTGTAGATGAATTCCATCATTTTACGGCGTATTGTTTCAATCACTTGTGTTATTGGCATTGCAGGTAAATCTGAAACCCATTCATAAAATGACTCTGCGACACTAGATTTAAGATGATTGTACCTTGCACCCTTAAAAAATGCATTTGCCCAGTGCTCAGGTTCAGTTTGCAGGACCCATTCGTAAGCCTCAGgtgatatatttttaatagtcTCAATGCACTTTTTGAACCCTTCAGCAGTTGGTGCATAGGTGGCACCATGAAATTCAGAAATTAGCACACGAACTACCTCTTGTGTAAATGATCCCTTAAACTTGTTTTTCAGGCTTTCTGTTAGCTGATGCAGGCAATAACTATGGAAACAATTTGGAAATATTGAGCTAAGGGATTCACTCATCTCCTTCGTCATATCTGCCACAAATGTTATCTCAAGAGATGTACACAGCACAGTCTTCAGCTGCTCCAAAAACCAGTGCCAATTATCATTGCTCAGTACATCTACTATTGCAAAagctaaaagaaaaatgccaTCATTCCCATCCAAAGCAGTGGCAGCAAACAGTTCTCCCCTGTATTTTGATTTCAAAGGCACACAATCAAGAAAAAGTAGTTGGCGGCAACCATTTTGGAATCCATGAACCGATGCATGGAAAGCAACAAATATACAGTGAAAGCTTGAGTCTTCTTTGGTGTTAAGAATGGCAGCACTACCAGGATTTGTTTCCATTATTTTCTCACACAGCAAAGGCAACTGATTATATGCCTTTCTATGTGAACCTTGAAGTTCCTCTAGTGCAGCTGCTATTCCCCCGTAAGCCTGTGCATAATTTAGTTCAATCCCCAAATCCCGTTTGATATCATCAATGATTTCTTGTGGTTTGTAAGTAGGGGTATCTCGCAACTTTTCCTTTACAATACTTGCAACCAATTTCCTTGAGGCATGTGTCCTTTTTGAACCCACACCACAGGTGTGGGTGTCATTCATCTTTTTAATCCTGAACAACTTTGTGGTGGACACTTTTGGTGCAATAAAGAACCAAGGACACCCTTCTGCTTTACACCTTGCACAGAAACGCCTTCCATCACTGTTTTTAAGAGTATAGAGAAAACCGTATGCTAAAGAAAATTTGTCCAATGCGTCATGAAGTTCACGTCGAGTATTAAATGTCTGACCTATTCCTGTAATACAATTCTTCCATGATGAAATGCCAGGTGTTTTTTGCTGTTCACTGTCTTCTTCATCAGGAAGAAAATACATAGGAGCATCAGCAGGAGAAACAGGTTCATCAGCGGCAAAATCAGTAGGAGCATCAACTGGAGAAACAGGTCCATTGGGCATTGTATGACTAGACCTGCATTGGTAAGTATGTTCATGCAAGTTCAGGGAACAAAATGTCAAAATATCAATTCCCAAGATTGCAAAGAGCTACCTCTATTGTGTCTTATGTGAATTATCTGCATAAGTCTTGAAATAAACTAGATGACCAAAGTGAATTCTAAGACAACTGAAACTAAAATGGTTCGATCctccatatttatttttacaacATTTGATGACATAAAAGGAAATGGTTAGCACATGcgggggaaaaaaaaaaagttagggTGAAGTAAATAACAATGGTATCTTAAGAAAACTCATGCGTGAGAAATCAGAGCTGGGAGATAAAGGAGGGGTTTTGACCTGCTACAAGGCATGGAGACAGCATCACTGGGAGCAGGAGGCATGGGCGTGATGACATAAACATCAGCAGAAGCAGAGTCTTCATGGAATTCAATGAAGCGCCGTACGTCTTTGTCAGTGGAAATGGTGATAAGGGTGCGCTTGTTATTGGGGAGGAAGTACTTAATGGTGAGAGAATGGGGGTCATACTTCCACATATCAGCAACTTCAGACTTGAAATCATCAAATTTGGTGTCAAGGGTGACGCTGGTTGCGTGGGCATCTCCGCCGGAGTAGGAAAGCGTGGCATCAGCATTGGTGGTGAACTTTCCACCGGAGAGACATACAACGATCAGCTTTCCGATAGCCATTGCGATAATAAAACTGAAGGTGAAGCGCAAGAAAACTTtaatcaatcaatcaatcaatcaatatatcctataaatgaaaataacgCATGAATGCCCAGATGACGTTTGGCAGTGAATacttgaaagaaaaacaacaagaaCAGAAATTTGAAGGAAGAGGAACAAGATAAGGGCAAAAGTAGAACCTTGTGATTGTTAGcaagcaattaaaaaatagataCCCAGGGTGGTTAGTGGCTTAGACTTTGGTAGATGAGGAATCCTCTCCGCTTATTTCTTCCAGACTGCATCGGCACACAACACAATTAGCAAGTtggaatttatttatttatccggCTCGGCTATAGCCAGGACTGGAGGAGGAAGGGGGAAGGGCCATGGGGCTGGGGACTCCTTACACGACGTCGTAGCCTTTGGATCTATAATGTGAACATGTAGGGTCCACCGGTTTTGGACGGGATGATGATGGGGTTGCAGTGAAGTTGTGGTGATAT is drawn from Theobroma cacao cultivar B97-61/B2 chromosome 4, Criollo_cocoa_genome_V2, whole genome shotgun sequence and contains these coding sequences:
- the LOC18603777 gene encoding uncharacterized protein LOC18603777, with amino-acid sequence MAIGKLIVVCLSGGKFTTNADATLSYSGGDAHATSVTLDTKFDDFKSEVADMWKYDPHSLTIKYFLPNNKRTLITISTDKDVRRFIEFHEDSASADVYVITPMPPAPSDAVSMPCSRSSHTMPNGPVSPVDAPTDFAADEPVSPADAPMYFLPDEEDSEQQKTPGISSWKNCITGIGQTFNTRRELHDALDKFSLAYGFLYTLKNSDGRRFCARCKAEGCPWFFIAPKVSTTKLFRIKKMNDTHTCGVGSKRTHASRKLVASIVKEKLRDTPTYKPQEIIDDIKRDLGIELNYAQAYGGIAAALEELQGSHRKAYNQLPLLCEKIMETNPGSAAILNTKEDSSFHCIFVAFHASVHGFQNGCRQLLFLDCVPLKSKYRGELFAATALDGNDGIFLLAFAIVDVLSNDNWHWFLEQLKTVLCTSLEITFVADMTKEMSESLSSIFPNCFHSYCLHQLTESLKNKFKGSFTQEVVRVLISEFHGATYAPTAEGFKKCIETIKNISPEAYEWVLQTEPEHWANAFFKGARYNHLKSSVAESFYEWVSDLPAMPITQVIETIRRKMMEFIYTCKIDSDQWSSKLTPSAEENLQRCLVNSRSLEVLLSPDSSFKVCDKLGVINVVSLDNWDCSCREWQIKGLPCSHAAAAIEHIGKNVHDYCCRYFTTEAFRVTYSESINPIPALDRSMQRESSPVHVHPPCIPRPVGRPKERKHAFTSKQAVKRTLQCSKCKKLGHNKRKCKLSV